Proteins encoded together in one Luteimonas fraxinea window:
- the ybeY gene encoding rRNA maturation RNase YbeY: MTRGPTRLDVAIGYALPRRGLPAATSFRKWSAAALAGRIREADLAIRIVDEDEGRALNRHYRGKDYATNVLSFPAELPEGLPEGVRLPLLGDLVICAPVVAREAAEQAKSLNAHYAHLTVHGVLHLLGWDHEDDKDAEAMEQLEREILAGLGIEDPYAGELR, from the coding sequence ATGACGCGAGGCCCTACCCGCCTCGATGTCGCGATCGGCTATGCGCTGCCGCGCAGGGGCCTGCCGGCCGCGACGAGTTTCCGGAAGTGGTCGGCGGCCGCGCTGGCCGGGCGCATCCGCGAGGCAGATCTGGCGATCCGGATCGTCGACGAGGACGAGGGCCGCGCGCTCAACCGTCATTACCGCGGCAAGGATTACGCGACCAACGTGCTGAGCTTCCCGGCCGAGCTGCCGGAAGGCCTGCCCGAGGGCGTGCGTCTGCCGCTGCTCGGTGACCTCGTCATCTGCGCACCGGTGGTCGCGCGCGAGGCCGCCGAGCAGGCCAAGTCCTTGAACGCGCACTACGCGCATCTCACCGTGCACGGCGTGCTGCATCTTCTGGGCTGGGACCACGAGGACGACAAGGACGCCGAGGCGATGGAGCAGTTGGAGCGCGAGATTCTCGCCGGCCTCGGCATCGAGGATCCCTACGCCGGCGAGCTGCGCTGA
- a CDS encoding HlyC/CorC family transporter, which yields MSEDDSRPSPASEPQERRRGWLERLSSAISGEPSNREDLVELLRDTHADGLIDADTLRMFEGALGISSKTVGDVMVPRAQMVALPAEAPFLELMRQVVESGHSRFPVHGDDKDEILGILLAKDLLRGVVADNGPGSIHELLRPAVLIPESKKLNVLLREFRLSRNHMAIVIDEYGGVAGLVTIEDVLEEIVGEIDDEHDDAEDPNALIAAQADGQFAVSALTPISDFNERFGSDFDDAEYDTIGGVITGAIGHLPEVGEELTLGRFAFRVTDADSRRLHALHVSVHAEA from the coding sequence ATGTCCGAGGACGACAGTCGACCCTCCCCCGCCTCCGAACCCCAGGAGCGCCGCCGCGGCTGGCTCGAGCGGCTGAGCTCGGCCATTTCCGGCGAGCCGAGCAACCGCGAGGACCTCGTGGAACTGCTCCGCGATACCCACGCAGACGGTCTGATCGATGCCGACACGCTGCGCATGTTCGAAGGCGCGCTCGGCATTTCCAGCAAGACGGTCGGTGACGTGATGGTGCCGCGCGCGCAGATGGTCGCCCTCCCCGCCGAGGCGCCGTTCCTCGAGCTGATGCGGCAGGTCGTCGAGTCCGGCCATTCGCGCTTTCCGGTGCACGGCGACGACAAGGACGAGATCCTCGGCATCCTGCTGGCGAAGGATCTGCTGCGCGGCGTGGTGGCCGACAACGGACCCGGCTCGATCCACGAGTTGCTGCGTCCGGCGGTGCTGATTCCCGAATCCAAGAAGCTCAATGTGCTGCTGCGCGAGTTCCGCCTGTCGCGCAACCACATGGCGATCGTCATCGACGAGTACGGCGGCGTCGCCGGTCTGGTGACGATCGAGGACGTGCTCGAGGAAATCGTCGGCGAGATCGATGACGAACACGACGATGCCGAGGATCCGAACGCCCTGATCGCGGCCCAGGCCGACGGCCAGTTCGCGGTCAGCGCACTGACCCCGATCTCCGATTTCAACGAGCGCTTCGGCTCCGATTTCGACGACGCCGAGTACGACACCATCGGCGGCGTGATCACCGGCGCGATCGGGCATCTGCCCGAGGTCGGCGAGGAACTCACCCTCGGCCGTTTCGCGTTCCGGGTGACCGATGCCGACTCGCGACGCCTGCACGCGCTGCACGTCAGCGTGCATGCCGAAGCCTGA
- a CDS encoding DUF4105 domain-containing protein, producing MPKPDLSRGPTRVFARAVVLLLCLTLWPLLAVAQDAGVPRIGVATMQPGDVFFERFGHNALVVDDPAQPEPLSYNFGFFDPNEPDFVPRFIRGDMRYMLAALPLADDLAYYRDVGRGVSIQWLDLDPAQARELASALAENAKPENAHYRYDYFTDNCSTRVRDAIDTALGGALRGQLQGRSRGNTYRGDAVRLASPALWMWLGFDIGLGPSADRPNALWEDAFVPMRLADALRSVRNVDGRPLVSGEQIIVPHTQAPEPAERARLLWPWLVAGLVLGAAILVVGRFAPRALAAIALPFWTLSALLGGVMLFLWLGSEHVFAWRNHNLLLFNPLCLLLLPGGWRIARGRAPGALFRWVLATVLVCGIVALFLHWLPVLPQRNAAWLSLLMPVHVGLFWVLRRRPTGLTRNS from the coding sequence ATGCCGAAGCCTGATCTGTCGCGCGGGCCGACGCGCGTGTTCGCGCGCGCGGTCGTGCTGTTGTTGTGCCTGACGCTGTGGCCGCTGCTCGCGGTCGCACAGGACGCGGGCGTGCCGCGCATCGGCGTGGCGACGATGCAGCCCGGCGACGTGTTCTTCGAACGTTTCGGCCACAACGCGCTGGTCGTCGACGATCCGGCGCAGCCGGAACCGCTGTCGTACAACTTCGGCTTCTTCGACCCGAACGAGCCGGACTTCGTGCCGCGCTTCATCCGCGGCGACATGCGCTACATGCTGGCCGCGTTGCCGCTCGCCGACGATCTCGCCTACTACCGCGATGTCGGCCGCGGCGTGTCGATCCAGTGGCTGGATCTCGATCCGGCGCAGGCCCGCGAGCTCGCCAGCGCGCTGGCCGAAAACGCGAAGCCCGAGAACGCGCACTACCGCTACGACTACTTCACCGATAACTGCTCCACGCGCGTGCGCGATGCGATCGACACCGCGCTCGGCGGCGCGCTGCGCGGCCAGCTGCAGGGCCGCTCGCGCGGCAACACCTACCGCGGCGACGCGGTGCGCCTGGCCTCGCCGGCGCTGTGGATGTGGCTGGGCTTCGACATCGGTCTGGGTCCGTCCGCCGATCGTCCCAATGCCCTGTGGGAAGACGCGTTCGTGCCGATGCGCCTGGCCGATGCACTGCGCAGCGTGCGCAACGTCGATGGCCGTCCGCTGGTGTCGGGCGAGCAGATCATCGTGCCGCATACGCAGGCACCGGAACCCGCCGAGCGCGCTCGCCTGCTGTGGCCGTGGCTGGTGGCCGGTCTCGTGCTGGGCGCGGCGATTCTCGTCGTCGGCCGGTTCGCACCGCGTGCCCTGGCCGCGATCGCCCTGCCGTTCTGGACCTTGAGTGCCCTGCTCGGCGGGGTGATGTTGTTCCTGTGGCTGGGCAGCGAACACGTCTTCGCCTGGCGCAACCACAACCTGCTGCTGTTCAACCCGTTGTGCCTGCTGCTGCTGCCCGGCGGCTGGCGCATCGCACGTGGACGCGCGCCCGGCGCTCTGTTTCGTTGGGTGCTGGCCACGGTGCTGGTGTGCGGCATCGTCGCCCTCTTCCTGCACTGGCTGCCGGTGTTGCCGCAGCGCAATGCCGCATGGCTGTCGCTGCTGATGCCGGTGCATGTGGGGTTGTTCTGGGTGTTGCGGCGGCGGCCGACGGGTCTCACGCGCAACTCTTGA
- a CDS encoding glycoside hydrolase family 97 protein — translation MSNRLVGLLAALLPLATLTALAAEPRTSARVASPDARITVEVTTDNEGRASYAVSRDGRPVIAPSRLGLMFTDTRKFERNLAIVDQHTQAHDERWEQPWGERRQMRDHHNALRVTLAETAGPKRRFDVVFRVFDDGVGFRYNIPKQPGLDRLSIAEELTEFDIADAATAWWIPAFEWNREEYIYHRTPVDQVGQAQTPITLRTGDGLHLSIHEAALVDYSGMNLARVDGRRFRAALTPGIGAAKVEVATPFATPWRTIQIADRAGGLVESGLILNLNAPNALGDVSWVRPMKYVGIWWEMHLDRKTWASGPKHGTTTAHAIRHIDFAAANGFGGVLVEGWNVGWDGDWFGNGETFSFTRPYPDFDIEAVTRHARDKGVTLIGHHETSGHAAHYESQLDDAMALYGRLGVQAVKTGYVADAGQAKVRGDDGALHYAWHEGQAMVRHHQKVVEAAAAQHISVNPHEPVKDTGLRRTYPNLVTREGARGMEYNAWGQPGNPPEHEATLVYTRLLAGPMDFTPGIFGMDTKSGTPMATTLAKQLALYVVIYSPLQMAADLLEHYESRPEAFQFVRDVPVDWEETRALDGAVGEFAVIARRERGGDDWYLGAVTDDTARTVALPLDFLDPDRRYTAQIYRDGDGAGWRTDPHAIAIESRDVGAGDTLSIAMASGGGQAVRFIAR, via the coding sequence ATGTCGAACCGTCTCGTCGGATTACTGGCCGCACTGTTGCCGCTCGCCACCCTCACCGCACTCGCTGCCGAACCGCGCACCAGCGCGCGTGTCGCGTCGCCGGATGCGCGTATCACTGTCGAGGTCACGACCGACAACGAGGGCCGCGCCAGCTACGCCGTCAGTCGCGACGGCCGCCCGGTCATCGCGCCGTCGCGACTGGGCCTGATGTTTACCGACACGCGCAAGTTCGAACGCAATCTGGCGATCGTCGATCAGCACACGCAGGCGCACGACGAACGCTGGGAGCAACCCTGGGGCGAGCGCCGGCAGATGCGCGACCACCACAACGCGTTGCGGGTCACGCTGGCCGAGACGGCTGGACCGAAGCGCCGCTTCGATGTCGTGTTCCGCGTGTTCGATGACGGCGTCGGTTTCCGCTACAACATTCCGAAGCAGCCCGGGCTCGATCGCCTGTCGATCGCCGAAGAGCTGACCGAGTTCGACATCGCCGATGCCGCCACCGCGTGGTGGATTCCCGCTTTCGAATGGAATCGCGAGGAATACATCTATCACCGCACGCCGGTCGACCAGGTCGGCCAAGCGCAGACGCCGATCACGTTGCGCACCGGTGACGGCCTGCATCTGTCGATCCACGAGGCGGCACTCGTCGACTACTCGGGCATGAACCTCGCGCGCGTCGATGGTCGCCGCTTCCGCGCCGCGCTGACGCCGGGCATCGGCGCGGCCAAGGTCGAAGTGGCCACGCCGTTCGCGACGCCGTGGCGCACGATCCAGATCGCTGATCGCGCTGGCGGACTGGTCGAGTCGGGCCTGATCCTCAACCTCAATGCACCCAACGCGCTCGGTGATGTGTCGTGGGTGCGGCCGATGAAGTACGTCGGGATCTGGTGGGAGATGCATCTCGACCGCAAGACCTGGGCGTCGGGGCCGAAGCACGGCACGACCACCGCGCACGCGATCCGGCACATCGATTTCGCCGCGGCGAACGGCTTCGGCGGCGTGCTGGTCGAAGGCTGGAACGTCGGCTGGGACGGCGACTGGTTCGGCAACGGCGAGACCTTCAGCTTCACCCGGCCCTACCCAGATTTCGACATCGAAGCCGTGACCCGCCACGCGCGCGACAAGGGCGTGACCCTGATCGGCCACCACGAAACCTCCGGCCACGCCGCGCACTACGAATCCCAGCTTGACGATGCGATGGCGCTCTACGGACGTCTCGGCGTGCAGGCGGTCAAGACCGGTTACGTCGCTGACGCGGGCCAGGCCAAGGTGCGTGGCGACGACGGCGCACTGCATTACGCCTGGCACGAAGGCCAGGCGATGGTGCGTCACCACCAGAAGGTCGTCGAAGCCGCGGCGGCGCAGCACATCAGCGTCAATCCGCACGAGCCGGTCAAGGACACCGGCCTGCGCCGCACGTATCCGAATCTGGTCACGCGCGAAGGCGCGCGCGGCATGGAGTACAACGCCTGGGGCCAGCCGGGCAATCCGCCGGAACACGAAGCGACGCTGGTCTACACGCGCCTGCTCGCCGGGCCGATGGACTTCACCCCGGGAATCTTCGGCATGGATACCAAGTCCGGCACGCCGATGGCGACGACGCTGGCCAAGCAGCTGGCGCTGTACGTGGTGATCTACAGCCCGCTGCAGATGGCGGCCGACCTGCTCGAACACTACGAGTCGCGGCCCGAGGCATTCCAGTTCGTCCGCGATGTGCCGGTGGACTGGGAGGAGACGCGCGCGCTCGATGGCGCGGTCGGCGAGTTCGCGGTGATCGCACGCCGCGAGCGCGGTGGCGACGACTGGTATCTGGGCGCGGTGACCGACGACACCGCGCGCACGGTCGCGTTGCCGCTGGATTTCCTCGATCCAGACCGTCGCTACACCGCGCAGATCTACCGCGACGGCGACGGCGCGGGTTGGCGCACCGATCCGCATGCGATCGCGATCGAATCGCGCGACGTCGGCGCCGGCGACACGCTGTCGATCGCGATGGCATCGGGCGGTGGCCAGGCGGTGCGTTTCATCGCACGCTGA
- a CDS encoding magnesium and cobalt transport protein CorA, translating to MQTPSDPVPAVAPETANPACVVNCAVYGSDGRKQNILLDDISDVLAIDDGSFVWIGLYEPGADVLAQLQEEFCLHDLAIEDAGKAHQRPKIEAYGDSLFIVANTAQAIDERIAYGETHIFLGARYLVTVRHGASLSYAPARQRIEREPELMAMGAPAALYAVLDAIVDNYLPIVDDFKTTLNALEQDIISEQFHRGIVIRLYQLKRELTYMRVAVTPLQDVLSQLVRSSSPLIPSEAKLYIRDVLDHSVRINETIDAIRDILGTALGVNQALVTLTQGEIVKKLGAWAALLAAPTLITSWYGMNFHDMPELDERYAYPLLIGGVAVVMVVLYRMFKKARWL from the coding sequence ATGCAGACCCCTTCCGATCCAGTCCCCGCCGTGGCACCCGAGACCGCCAACCCAGCCTGCGTGGTCAATTGCGCGGTGTACGGATCGGATGGCCGCAAGCAGAACATCCTGCTCGACGACATCAGTGACGTGCTGGCGATCGACGACGGCAGCTTCGTGTGGATCGGTCTGTACGAACCGGGTGCCGACGTGCTGGCGCAGCTGCAGGAGGAATTCTGCCTGCACGATCTCGCGATCGAGGACGCCGGCAAGGCGCACCAGCGGCCGAAGATCGAGGCCTATGGCGATTCGCTGTTCATCGTTGCCAACACCGCGCAGGCCATCGACGAGCGCATCGCCTATGGCGAGACGCACATCTTCCTCGGCGCGCGCTATCTGGTGACCGTGCGCCATGGCGCGTCGCTGTCGTATGCGCCGGCGCGGCAGCGCATCGAGCGCGAACCCGAACTGATGGCGATGGGCGCACCGGCGGCGCTGTACGCGGTGCTCGACGCGATCGTCGACAACTATCTGCCGATCGTCGACGACTTCAAGACGACGCTCAATGCGCTCGAGCAGGACATCATCAGCGAGCAGTTCCATCGCGGTATCGTGATCCGGCTCTACCAGCTCAAGCGCGAGCTGACCTACATGCGCGTCGCGGTGACGCCGCTGCAGGACGTGCTTTCGCAGCTGGTGCGCAGCAGCAGCCCGCTGATTCCGAGCGAAGCCAAGCTCTACATCCGCGACGTGCTCGACCACTCGGTGCGCATCAACGAGACCATCGACGCGATCCGCGACATCCTCGGCACCGCGCTGGGCGTCAACCAGGCGCTGGTGACACTGACACAGGGCGAGATCGTCAAGAAGCTCGGTGCCTGGGCCGCCCTGCTCGCCGCGCCAACGCTGATCACCAGCTGGTACGGCATGAACTTCCACGACATGCCCGAGCTCGACGAACGCTACGCGTATCCGCTGCTGATCGGCGGCGTGGCCGTGGTGATGGTGGTGCTCTACCGGATGTTCAAGAAGGCGCGCTGGCTGTAA
- a CDS encoding exopolysaccharide biosynthesis protein, with the protein MTDADDTLTLRGQLQSLIARLPDGDVQVGPLVDELGTQGMLLLVILLTLVFLIPVSIPGVSTVFGAVIVLIGVARMAGRALWLPDAVRRRTVPAGRLRGALDTGLTWVRRLERITKPGRLSRLTDGRAMGLVNDSALVLGAVLLMAPFGFIPFSNTIPGVALMCLAIGLLQRDGLMVLLGHVANVLTMVYFAILIGGGGLAIRELFVRFWPA; encoded by the coding sequence ATGACCGACGCGGACGACACGCTGACCCTGCGCGGGCAGCTGCAGTCGCTGATTGCGCGGTTGCCCGATGGCGATGTGCAGGTCGGCCCATTGGTCGACGAGCTCGGTACCCAGGGCATGTTGCTGCTGGTGATCCTGCTGACCCTGGTGTTCCTGATTCCGGTATCGATTCCCGGCGTCAGTACCGTGTTCGGCGCGGTGATCGTGCTGATCGGCGTCGCCCGCATGGCCGGTCGCGCGCTGTGGCTGCCCGATGCGGTGCGGCGTCGCACCGTGCCCGCTGGCCGGCTGCGCGGCGCGCTCGATACCGGCCTGACGTGGGTCCGTCGTCTGGAGCGCATCACAAAGCCCGGCCGTCTGTCGCGACTCACCGACGGCCGCGCGATGGGACTGGTCAACGACAGCGCGCTGGTCCTCGGCGCGGTGCTGCTGATGGCGCCGTTCGGCTTCATTCCCTTCAGCAACACGATCCCGGGCGTCGCCCTGATGTGTCTGGCGATCGGCCTGCTGCAGCGTGACGGCCTGATGGTGCTGCTGGGCCACGTCGCCAACGTGCTGACGATGGTCTACTTCGCGATCCTGATCGGCGGCGGCGGTCTCGCGATCCGCGAACTGTTCGTGCGCTTCTGGCCCGCGTGA
- a CDS encoding carbon starvation CstA family protein: protein MKGAINHVVWGAVALLGASCMGVVALRQGEQISALWIVVAAVSIYLVAYRYYSLYIAEKVLGLNPRRATPAHVNNDGLDYVPTNKHVLFGHHFAAIAGAGPLVGPVLAAQMGYLPGMLWLIVGVVLAGAVQDFMVLFISTRRNGRSLGDLVREEMGQVAGTIALFGAFMIMIIILAVLAMIVVKALAESPWGMFTVIATMPIAIFMGIYMRYIRPGKIGEISIFGIIALLAAIWFGGKVGADPYWGPAFTFTGTQITWMLIGYGFVAATLPVWLLLAPRDYLSTFLKIGVIVALAIGIVIASPEVTTLKMPALTEFASTGDGPVWKGGLFPFLFITIACGAVSGFHALISSGTTPKLLANETHARYIGYGGMLMESFVAIMALVAASILDPGIYFAMNSPAAVLGTDVQSAAAAVSQMGFVITPEALELKAQQIGESTIISRAGGAPTLAVGIAVILHDALPGTGDGAMAFWYHFAILFEALFILTAVDAGTRAGRFMLQDLLGNFVPVLRKTDNWGANALGTAGCVALWGYFLYQGVVDPLGGINTLWPLFGIANQMLAGIALMLCTVVLFKMKKDRYAWVTVVPAAWLLICTTSAGLIKLFDPKPAMGFLAQARHYQAALANGELLGAAKTAGQMRQVIVNGYVNAGLTALFLFVVFSVLFFAVRAILKARRAPAPTAKESAFVELTPEQQQAWL, encoded by the coding sequence ATGAAGGGTGCCATCAATCACGTAGTCTGGGGCGCGGTCGCGCTGCTGGGCGCGTCCTGTATGGGCGTTGTCGCCCTGCGACAAGGCGAACAGATCAGCGCGCTCTGGATCGTCGTGGCCGCAGTCTCGATCTATCTGGTCGCCTACCGCTACTACAGCCTGTATATCGCCGAGAAGGTGTTGGGGCTCAATCCGCGTCGGGCAACCCCCGCGCACGTCAACAACGACGGTCTCGATTACGTTCCGACCAACAAGCACGTGCTGTTCGGTCACCACTTCGCCGCCATCGCCGGCGCCGGTCCGCTGGTCGGTCCCGTGCTCGCTGCGCAGATGGGTTATCTGCCCGGCATGCTGTGGCTGATCGTCGGCGTGGTGCTCGCGGGCGCCGTGCAGGACTTCATGGTCCTCTTCATCTCCACCCGCCGGAACGGCCGTTCGCTCGGTGATCTCGTGCGCGAGGAAATGGGCCAGGTCGCCGGCACCATCGCGCTGTTCGGCGCCTTCATGATCATGATCATCATCCTCGCGGTGCTGGCGATGATCGTCGTCAAGGCGCTGGCCGAGAGCCCGTGGGGCATGTTCACGGTGATCGCGACGATGCCCATCGCGATCTTCATGGGCATCTACATGCGCTACATCCGCCCGGGCAAGATCGGCGAGATCTCGATCTTCGGCATCATCGCCCTGCTCGCCGCGATCTGGTTCGGTGGCAAGGTCGGCGCGGATCCCTACTGGGGCCCGGCCTTCACCTTCACCGGCACCCAGATTACCTGGATGCTGATCGGTTATGGCTTCGTCGCCGCGACCCTGCCGGTGTGGCTGCTGCTCGCCCCGCGCGACTATCTGTCGACGTTCCTCAAGATCGGCGTGATCGTCGCGCTGGCCATCGGTATCGTCATCGCCAGCCCGGAAGTCACCACGCTGAAGATGCCGGCGCTGACCGAGTTCGCCTCCACCGGCGATGGTCCGGTCTGGAAGGGCGGCCTGTTCCCGTTCCTCTTCATCACGATCGCGTGTGGCGCCGTCTCCGGCTTCCATGCGCTGATTTCCTCTGGCACCACGCCCAAGCTGCTCGCCAACGAAACCCACGCCCGCTACATCGGCTACGGCGGCATGCTGATGGAATCGTTCGTGGCGATCATGGCGCTGGTCGCGGCCTCGATCCTCGATCCGGGCATCTACTTCGCGATGAACAGCCCCGCAGCGGTGCTCGGCACGGACGTGCAGAGCGCAGCGGCCGCGGTCAGCCAGATGGGCTTCGTCATCACGCCCGAGGCGCTGGAACTCAAGGCCCAGCAGATCGGCGAAAGCACGATCATCTCGCGCGCCGGTGGCGCACCGACGCTCGCTGTCGGTATCGCGGTGATCCTGCATGACGCCCTGCCCGGCACCGGCGACGGCGCCATGGCGTTCTGGTACCACTTCGCAATCCTGTTCGAGGCGCTCTTCATCCTGACCGCCGTCGACGCAGGTACCCGCGCCGGTCGCTTCATGCTGCAGGACCTGCTCGGCAACTTCGTGCCGGTGCTGCGCAAGACCGACAACTGGGGTGCGAACGCACTCGGCACCGCAGGCTGCGTCGCGCTGTGGGGATACTTCCTCTATCAGGGCGTCGTGGATCCGCTGGGTGGCATCAACACCCTGTGGCCGCTGTTCGGTATCGCCAACCAGATGCTTGCGGGCATCGCACTGATGCTGTGCACGGTGGTGCTCTTTAAGATGAAGAAGGACCGCTACGCATGGGTCACCGTCGTGCCGGCGGCATGGCTGCTGATCTGCACCACGTCCGCAGGTCTGATCAAGCTGTTCGACCCGAAGCCGGCAATGGGCTTCCTCGCCCAGGCCCGCCACTACCAGGCGGCGCTGGCCAACGGCGAACTGCTGGGCGCGGCCAAAACCGCGGGCCAGATGCGTCAGGTCATCGTCAACGGCTACGTCAATGCCGGCCTGACGGCACTGTTCCTGTTCGTGGTCTTCAGCGTGCTGTTCTTCGCCGTCCGCGCCATCCTCAAGGCTCGCCGCGCACCCGCGCCGACGGCGAAGGAATCGGCGTTCGTCGAACTGACGCCCGAACAGCAGCAGGCCTGGCTGTGA
- a CDS encoding YbdD/YjiX family protein: MAGALVPVEYFATHKRVWRRVVQTARLCCGVPDYDNYVRHILEKHPDREPMDYKTFFRERQEARFGGRNGFRCC; the protein is encoded by the coding sequence ATGGCCGGCGCGCTGGTTCCCGTCGAGTACTTCGCCACGCACAAGCGTGTGTGGCGAAGGGTCGTCCAGACGGCGCGGCTGTGCTGCGGCGTCCCCGACTACGACAACTACGTGCGCCACATCCTCGAGAAGCATCCCGACCGCGAGCCGATGGACTACAAGACGTTCTTCCGCGAACGGCAGGAAGCCCGCTTCGGCGGACGCAACGGGTTCCGTTGCTGCTGA
- a CDS encoding DUF819 domain-containing protein, translated as MAADPATPSTALITNDIVLFGLIAATLAAVFWTASRPSGPWKRFYTYVPALLLCYFIPGIYNTVGLIDGSASALYNPVASRVLLPAALVLLTLTIDLRGVLRLGPKLLLMYIGASITVMIGAFAAFWIMGVLHPETVAGDTWAGMATLAGSWIGGGANMVAMKEVFAVDETTFGQFVVVDVGVGYVWMAVLIFLAGRAAKIDARSGADTRAIEELKTRLASYQAEHERVTTLTDLMLIVGIAFGAVGLSHAIAGPASAWFGANVGWARQVSLHEPFVWVVVLSTLIGLGLSFTRVRTLDGAGASKIGTLLLYILIACIGMQMDIFALADRPWLFLLGLIWISIHIALLWALGKALRVPFFYFAMGSQSNIGGPASAPVVASVFHPSLAPVGALLGALGYATGTVLAYLVGIGLRAMAGQ; from the coding sequence ATGGCCGCAGATCCCGCAACGCCGTCGACGGCGCTGATCACCAACGACATCGTGCTGTTCGGCCTGATCGCCGCGACGCTCGCCGCCGTGTTCTGGACCGCGTCGCGTCCGAGCGGCCCGTGGAAGCGCTTCTACACCTACGTGCCGGCGTTGTTGCTGTGCTACTTCATCCCCGGCATCTACAACACGGTCGGCCTGATCGACGGCAGCGCGAGCGCGCTCTACAACCCGGTCGCCAGCCGCGTGCTGTTGCCGGCCGCGCTGGTGCTGCTGACGCTGACCATCGATCTGCGCGGCGTGCTGCGGCTGGGCCCCAAGCTACTGCTGATGTACATCGGCGCATCGATCACGGTGATGATCGGCGCCTTCGCCGCGTTCTGGATCATGGGCGTCCTGCATCCCGAAACCGTCGCCGGCGATACCTGGGCCGGCATGGCGACGCTGGCCGGCAGCTGGATCGGCGGCGGCGCGAACATGGTCGCGATGAAAGAGGTCTTCGCCGTCGACGAAACCACGTTCGGCCAGTTCGTGGTCGTCGATGTCGGCGTCGGTTACGTGTGGATGGCGGTACTGATCTTCCTCGCTGGCCGCGCCGCGAAGATCGATGCGCGCAGCGGCGCTGACACGCGCGCGATCGAAGAGCTCAAGACACGCCTCGCCAGTTACCAGGCCGAACACGAGCGGGTGACCACGCTGACGGATCTGATGCTGATCGTCGGTATCGCCTTCGGCGCAGTCGGCCTGTCGCATGCGATCGCCGGTCCGGCGTCGGCATGGTTCGGCGCCAATGTCGGCTGGGCGCGACAGGTCAGCCTGCACGAGCCCTTCGTCTGGGTCGTCGTGCTGTCGACGTTGATCGGCTTGGGCCTGAGCTTCACCCGCGTGCGCACGCTCGATGGCGCCGGCGCATCGAAGATCGGCACGTTGCTGCTCTACATCCTGATCGCCTGCATCGGCATGCAGATGGACATCTTCGCGCTCGCCGACCGGCCGTGGCTGTTCCTGCTCGGCCTGATCTGGATCAGCATCCACATCGCGCTGCTGTGGGCGCTCGGCAAGGCGCTGCGGGTGCCGTTCTTCTATTTCGCGATGGGCTCGCAGAGCAACATCGGCGGCCCTGCGTCGGCGCCGGTCGTCGCCTCGGTATTCCATCCGTCGCTCGCGCCGGTTGGCGCGTTGCTCGGCGCGTTGGGCTATGCGACCGGGACGGTGCTGGCGTATCTGGTGGGCATCGGCTTGCGGGCGATGGCGGGGCAGTGA